One Turneriella parva DSM 21527 genomic region harbors:
- a CDS encoding trigger factor, with protein sequence MPSISISRESETRVKADITVNSEEMRPAEEQALKKIGSQAEIKGFRKGKAPAHLIKAKFASDIRLETLFGLVDQHIGDVEKKIEERVYRLVRIEDVQEKGDKLSFAVKIDLFPYVKVGKLKAAQMTRHFANIDESDIDAEIKDRLVRYAEYPDSDAATATAEKNDKLTVDFEIWVDDAPSGEVNKDFVFDLGSGTLSRELEQQIAERKGKVGEEFKLKKDIPAQQDGAPRSYEIIATIKKIQKPKLPELTDAFVAEKFKGSSTVAELRARVRTDLEKRFNIALVRSETDKALKALEEGAQFFLSESFVDQKLEDFLKERNMDKAEVTGPQLEGLRKALGDREKPGLLMRQLINDAEKYHQKKNKTDETYIGAFKRYIREEITAFEGQNEKTDALLAELDATVDSMIAGENRQSPWESLVSSYLTVFSRDFLFRYFDDEGIVKKGKKMPYKELSEQLAASAPAENAGA encoded by the coding sequence ATGCCATCTATATCGATCAGCCGCGAGTCTGAAACCCGCGTCAAAGCTGACATTACCGTAAACTCAGAAGAAATGAGACCTGCTGAAGAGCAGGCGCTTAAAAAAATCGGCTCACAGGCTGAAATCAAAGGCTTTCGCAAGGGCAAAGCCCCTGCCCACTTAATCAAAGCAAAGTTCGCCTCTGACATCAGGCTCGAGACCCTGTTTGGCCTCGTCGACCAGCACATCGGCGACGTCGAAAAGAAGATTGAAGAGCGCGTTTACCGCCTCGTGCGCATCGAAGATGTGCAAGAGAAAGGCGACAAGCTGTCGTTCGCGGTGAAAATCGACCTTTTCCCGTACGTCAAGGTCGGCAAACTGAAAGCCGCCCAGATGACGCGCCACTTTGCGAATATTGACGAAAGCGACATCGACGCCGAAATCAAAGACCGGCTTGTGCGCTACGCTGAATATCCCGACAGCGACGCGGCTACGGCAACGGCAGAGAAAAACGACAAACTCACAGTCGACTTTGAGATCTGGGTCGATGACGCGCCTTCGGGCGAAGTGAACAAAGACTTCGTGTTCGATCTCGGGTCGGGCACGCTGAGCCGCGAACTCGAACAGCAGATCGCCGAGCGCAAGGGCAAAGTCGGTGAGGAGTTCAAACTCAAAAAAGACATTCCCGCACAGCAGGACGGCGCCCCGCGCAGTTATGAGATCATCGCGACCATAAAGAAGATACAAAAGCCCAAACTGCCAGAACTCACTGATGCGTTTGTTGCCGAGAAGTTCAAAGGTTCTTCAACAGTTGCAGAACTGCGCGCGCGCGTTCGCACCGACCTCGAAAAGCGCTTTAATATCGCGCTGGTCCGTTCAGAAACCGACAAAGCGCTGAAGGCACTCGAAGAAGGCGCACAGTTCTTTCTGTCAGAAAGTTTCGTCGACCAGAAGCTCGAAGACTTTCTCAAAGAGCGCAACATGGACAAAGCCGAAGTCACCGGCCCACAGCTCGAGGGCCTCAGAAAAGCTCTCGGCGACCGTGAAAAGCCAGGCCTCTTGATGCGCCAGCTCATCAACGATGCCGAGAAGTACCACCAGAAGAAGAACAAGACTGACGAAACATATATTGGCGCGTTTAAGCGCTATATCCGCGAAGAAATAACAGCATTCGAAGGCCAGAATGAAAAAACCGATGCGCTGCTTGCCGAACTCGATGCGACCGTAGACAGCATGATAGCCGGCGAGAACCGCCAGTCTCCCTGGGAGTCTCTGGTATCGTCGTACCTGACCGTCTTTAGCCGTGATTTTCTGTTTCGTTATTTTGACGACGAAGGCATTGTCAAGAAGGGCAAGAAAATGCCGTATAAAGAGTTGTCAGAACAACTCGCCGCGTCAGCACCGGCTGAAAATGCAGGTGCCTAA